A DNA window from Desulfobaccales bacterium contains the following coding sequences:
- the msrB gene encoding peptide-methionine (R)-S-oxide reductase MsrB, with protein sequence MKTLLMLIFLLAAGLVVAGFADHNPKQKSERGATMSEPQQNLQTATFAGGCFWCVESDFEKVTGVVEVISGYTGGRGANPTYENYAEKGHVEAVQVLYDPAKVSYSKLLDYFWRHVDPTDPGGQFVDRGPQYRSAIFYHDAEQKRLAEESKQALQKSGRFQKPIVTEILPFTKFYRAEDYHQNYYKTHALKYKYYRWNSGRDQFLEKVWDKGQAAAAEPPGNPQYTKPSDAELRKKLTPLQYKVTQKEGTEPAFQNEYHDNKREGIYVDIVSGEPLFSSKDKYDSGTGWPSFTKPLEPGDIVEKEDRRLFTTRTEVRSKHGDSHLGHVFNDGPPPTGQRYCMNSAALRFIPKEDLEKAGYGKYLKLFSPDKNVK encoded by the coding sequence ATGAAGACCTTGCTGATGCTCATATTCCTCTTAGCTGCCGGTCTCGTGGTCGCTGGCTTTGCCGACCACAACCCGAAGCAGAAATCAGAACGGGGTGCCACAATGTCTGAGCCGCAACAAAACTTACAGACCGCCACCTTTGCTGGCGGGTGTTTCTGGTGCGTTGAGTCGGATTTCGAAAAAGTTACCGGCGTGGTGGAAGTAATTTCCGGATATACCGGTGGTCGCGGCGCTAATCCCACGTATGAAAATTACGCCGAGAAAGGGCACGTGGAAGCTGTGCAGGTGCTTTACGATCCGGCCAAAGTTTCCTACTCAAAGTTACTCGACTATTTCTGGCGTCACGTTGACCCCACTGATCCGGGCGGGCAATTTGTGGACCGGGGCCCGCAATATCGGAGCGCTATCTTTTATCACGATGCGGAACAGAAACGCCTGGCGGAAGAATCCAAACAGGCCTTGCAAAAATCCGGGCGCTTCCAAAAACCCATTGTGACGGAGATCTTACCGTTCACTAAGTTCTACCGGGCCGAGGACTACCACCAGAATTATTACAAGACCCATGCCCTGAAATATAAATACTACCGCTGGAATTCCGGCCGGGATCAATTTCTCGAGAAGGTCTGGGACAAAGGACAGGCGGCCGCCGCCGAACCACCGGGCAACCCGCAGTACACTAAACCCAGCGACGCTGAACTGCGTAAAAAACTAACGCCGTTGCAATACAAAGTGACCCAGAAGGAGGGCACGGAACCGGCATTTCAAAACGAATACCATGACAATAAGAGGGAAGGCATTTACGTGGATATTGTTTCAGGCGAGCCGCTGTTTAGTTCCAAAGACAAATACGATTCCGGGACTGGCTGGCCCAGTTTCACCAAGCCCCTGGAACCGGGGGATATTGTGGAAAAGGAGGATCGCCGGCTCTTCACCACGCGTACCGAAGTGAGGAGCAAGCATGGCGATTCCCATCTCGGCCATGTCTTTAATGACGGGCCGCCGCCCACGGGTCAACGTTACTGCATGAATTCCGCCGCCCTGCGCTTTATCCCCAAAGAAGATCTGGAAAAAGCCGGTTACGGCAAGTATCTTAAGCTCTTCAGTCCGGACAAAAATGTTAAGTAG
- a CDS encoding nitroreductase family protein, producing MIENLIIKNRSCRRFFQDEPVSVDTLRKLVNLARLSASAANLQPLKYILSNDPDKNELIFSCLAWAGYLKDWPGPPEGERPSAYLIVVGDTAIAKTFATDLGIAAQSILLGAREHNLAGCMIGSIKKELLREILQIPDRFEILLAIALGKPKESVVLEEMEPGGSINYWRDEHGTHHVPKRPLDEIILSE from the coding sequence ATGATTGAGAACCTGATCATAAAAAACCGCAGTTGCCGACGTTTCTTTCAAGATGAGCCGGTCTCGGTGGATACGCTGAGAAAGCTGGTGAACCTGGCGCGCCTGTCGGCCTCCGCGGCTAATCTCCAGCCCCTCAAATATATTCTCTCCAACGACCCCGACAAAAATGAACTGATCTTCTCCTGCCTGGCCTGGGCCGGCTACCTGAAGGATTGGCCCGGCCCCCCGGAAGGCGAACGGCCGTCGGCCTATCTTATCGTGGTGGGTGATACGGCGATCGCCAAGACCTTTGCCACCGACCTGGGAATCGCGGCCCAGAGCATCCTTCTAGGGGCCCGGGAGCATAACCTGGCCGGTTGTATGATCGGCTCCATCAAAAAAGAACTGCTGCGGGAGATTCTCCAGATTCCGGACCGGTTCGAGATCCTCCTGGCCATTGCCCTGGGCAAACCCAAGGAGAGCGTGGTTTTAGAAGAGATGGAGCCCGGAGGCAGTATCAACTACTGGCGGGATGAGCACGGCACGCATCACGTGCCGAAAAGACCGCTGGATGAAATTATCCTCAGCGAGTAG